CTGCCTGCTTTTTTGGGCACTCTCATGCGGACTTACATTTATTAATTCCCCCCGCCGGCGATGGGAGACAGCTGCCGAAAAAAGGGTCAGGCCTTGGGACACAAAACGAGTGTGCCTcgaatacaaataaataaaaacatgtgAACGTTAGCGCAAAAGGCGATAATCCATCATTTTCGTCAAAAGTTGACTTCGACGCTGAACACAGTGGCACCGAGCAGAGAAATTGGTGATATATAGGCTCAACTTGGATAAATTTTGGATGAGCCCGGGCAATTAAGTGCAATGATTGATTGTTAGAGAAACTGTTCTCTTAAAGTTGAAACAACTTTGGACTCGGAGACCGCTTTCCGCTGCTTGACCCACTGTAGATTCCTTGGTGACGGCCAAAGTTCGTGTCCCTGCCAGAGACTTGTAATCCCTCTCGCATGATTATGGCAAAAGTGAACCAATCCATCGCAGCACACGAAAAAGGTTAAGCTGGGGCGTGTTCCAGCTCTCCGGCTTTTGCCGCCGTGTGGGTGAATATGGGGATATGTGGTGGGCGAGCGTTGTGTGTGGGCTGCGGATTATCATGCCGCGCACAAGCACTCAAACAATTTTGACGCAATGAAAtgattttgatgaaaaattaaaaagcattTCAATCACGTCGAATGTTTTCTGGCATCACCCAAATTGTTGCTTCGAAAAGGGAAAATTCAGCGTGAGATGGAGTGTGTGTACTTAtgggtgtttgtgtgtggcTATGAAGGTCCTTGTACCCTGCCAGTCATTTATTTAGATGCTAATTTAAGTGTGCGTATGGTGGAATGCTTTCAATTTCTGTTAAGCCTTTGCAGAAGTTTCGGTTTAATGGTTATTCATATGAATGGTTGGTTTTGGAAATATATGAACTTTAATATTCGATAAGATTGGGGTGGAAAATGTAAGTTTAGGTaatttaagcatttattttatttactttgtttagtttatttacatataataataataaattaacttaTATCCTTGctacatttaaataaagtaatacAGTTTAAAATACGAACATTTTTGCATTGATTTACAATTTcaggaatatttattaatactaATATAGATGCATAGATTTAGTTTGAGGTTAAATTTAGCTATATCTTCGGACAGTTCAATTGTCAAAAATCCAATTTCCACAAGAGCGTTTTCTGCAAATCTATTTCTTCTTCCGTTTCCGGTTCATTTTGCCTGGCTGCCCcaaagtatgcaatgaaatcgaaaaaacaaacaagatgGCGCCCCCCGCCCCATGCTCATTCAGAATTAGAGAACTTGACCAACTCTAGGCTTTGTTGCCCATTTAAATAGGCAATGAACCTGCATTAAGAATTAAAGACTTCATTAAATCCACCGTGCTGCacattaaataaacataattcCGCTTGTGCTTTTCGCTGTTTGCCTTGtcgtttgtttattttttttaaccgcCGTTGTCGTTGCTGTTGccattttcgttgttgttCCTGGCGCTTAATTCGCTTTTAATCTCATCAGCTTGGCGACGTCCTCGTCAGGGGTGCAGTGAGCCGTGGCCCAGGACGAACGGCAGGAGACAGGCCGCCGCAGATTTGATGGGGCCACAGCTGCCGCTGACGCAGACGCTGGCGTCTCTGTCGAagcgtcgccgccgccgccgccgcagtcTGCAGGTGACAGGTGTGAGGTGACAGGAAAGGTGAGTGTTAGTGGTGGCAATAAAATGCATGTAAATGAGGCTCTGGGCTAGGCCAAGATTGAGCTCTGCCGGCTGCGGTTATATAATGTTGTGACACCTCGTCCCCGGAGTCCACAGGTGTGTGAATGGTATTAACCCATTCCCACAGTGGGCGCGTGCCGGGcgctttttgtttgccttttttttctcctttgaTGCCTCGGCAGTTAATCAGAGAAATTAAGCAAAGCACTAAACCCGGCAGAGTAGCGACGCAGGCAGCTCCGCCAGCTGTGCAGCCGACGCTGACGACATCGGGGCGACATCCAGCTGTGCGGCACAATAACCCGGAATGGCTGTCAGCGGGGCAGCCGAGAGCGGGAGGAGTGGCCAGTGGTAGTACCAGTAGTGATTGCCCGACAATTGCGGGCCAACTGTTGGAGCAGGGCATGAGCAAACATTCCAGAGGCGACCAGCTGATGATGAGCGGCGGTCGCCACCCGAGGCtccactgctgctgccacatccacatccacattcaCGCACGTTGCTATTGTTGCTATTATTCTTGCTGAGAAGGCTGGcgtcgctgctggcgctgcgtCTGGTgccggtgctggtgctggcgATGCCGCTTCTGCTGCCGGCATCGACGTAGTCATCTGCGACCTCAGCCAGCAATCAGTTGGGCGCTGGAAACGAACGCGTGCAGTTTGGATTTTCGAATTGGCCccaaaccgaaaccgaaacagaaacGGCAGCTGAAAtcgaaattgaaatggaaacaGGCGGCGGCAATACTCGGgcgaaatcaaaaatattcttatattCGTTGTAAAACGTGCTGCTGGGTGAAACAAAGGCCTCGTAAATTGTACCTGTGGAAACGAgtatttttgtgttatttttttttttggttcggGACAGCCAAAAATTTATGCCGTTCGTTTGTCAATAAAGAGCGAACAGGGCAAACAGACGGGAGAGCAGAGCGAACGAGCGAGGCAAAGAAAGACATCATATTGAATTTATGGTGTAGGTGCAGCGAGGTCCTCGAGGATTGCGGCCGTACCCAGAAGAGGTGTTCTCGACCTTGTTGTCGTCAGGGTGTGgcacggacacggacacggcAGAGTTTGGCTGCGTCGGCGCCGATTTGCACGTGCCTCTTGCCTTGGTCCTCCTTGGCGCCGATGTCCTGTCCCTTCATTGTTGTCTTACCTGGCTACAATTACCGTTATCGTTCGTAGTCCTCaatggctgtgtgtgtgtgcgaggaCCAAATTGCTTTGGCCACCCGCAACGATTGAACAATTCCGGTTCCGGTGTGCATTACGTCTCCGTGCTCTGCGGACTGGACTCCTTACCATCGATTCCAATATTGCGCATGATAATTGAATTTCTGTGGAGGCATCGGCGGCTGCTTTGTGAAAATCTCCTAATTGGAAATTTGTTATTTGAGTTCGATGAACTGTGATGGACGAAAAGTGCCCCCGAATCGcaaagaaaattgaaaatgtccTGTGTCCATCAAGTAAAATGTAACAAGCGCCGGACAATTATTGAAACGTaataagtgaaaaaaaaaacaaaaaacaaacctcAAAAAAATCTATCAAGATGGAAAACACAACTCTGATCACCGGCGAGACGCTGGCCAATATATCCCTGGCCAATACCACCCGAAGCGACGAAAATATAACCTCCTTTTTCACGGAGGAGGAGTGGCTGGCCCTCACGGGCATACTGCCTTGGCTGGTAGGCTTCACCTTCGGCGCCATCGCCATTACGGGATTCTTGGGCAACCTGCTGGTCATCTTGGTGGTGGTATTCAACAACAATATGCGGTCGACAACCAACCTGATGATCGTAAACCTGGCCGTGGCAGATCTACTGTTCGTGATCCTTTGCATTCCCTTCACGGCCGCCGACTATGTCACGGACTACTGGCCGTTTGGAGGATTCTGGTGCCGGAGTGTCCAGTATTTGATTGTGGTGACGGCCTTTGCATCCATCTACACGCTGGTACTGATGTCCATCGATCGCTTCCTGGCCGTAGTCCATCCCATCCGGTCGCGGATGATGCGCACGGAAAACATCACCATGGTCGCGATAGTTACCCTCTGGGTGGTGATTCTGGTCGTCTCGGTACCCGTGGCCTTCATAAACGACTTCGCGGTAAGTGGATAAACGTGGGAGGTGGTGGGGATTCCTATTCCTGCCTGGCTGCCTGCTGCGCCTAAATCTGCTGCGAAGAACACGGGCCAGGCAAATTTATTGCTTTCCATCATCGTCACCTCGTTAGATTCCTCGAGCCGCGCGTCAATGCTGCTGGGTTCGCTATAGATAGTCCGCCTTGTGCTCGAAGGTGAGGAGGCCCCTCCGGCCCCCGCCTGCCCCGGCTGATCCTGATACAAATCATTAAAGTTTCGCCTTTTTAtcttgttttctgttttgtgtttatattgaaaatttcGCTCGATGCGCGGCGCccgatttgtttttgttactaATTTGCTATTTtgaattcataaatttttaattatagagCAGATAGCCAGCGAGAAACACTTGCCAACTGGCGTGCTGGCAGCCCCGCAGATCGCGTTCCGCCCACTCGCCCCTCCAGTTTCTTAGGTTTGCTCCTCTAGCATAGTGGCTGCTTACTTTCGGGTTCAACTGTTGATTCCAAAAGCACGTAAATCTTTGCCAGTCATAAGTCGTAACAAGCGGCCATTATGAGAACTTTGCACTTGCAAACTTCGGGCGCGCACACTGCGTATGATAAATGTCTGGACAGGTCACGACCTTGAAGTGTTCAAGCATTCGCCCGGCACTTGAAGCTTTTATGATCGATGCGCAAAGATGAGCGAGGAACGATTTAATTGCTGAATAATGGCCAATGGGCAAATATCTACGCATCGGGTTTGTTTTGACTGGGAGTCAAAGGATTTATGAATGTTGTGATGTCAGAGAGAATTCTTATTTCGCTCAAAAAGCAATGCATAAAGCTTACctattaaaatttgtacactaattttctaattgtttaatttcatATCAGGctctaatataattttttgctGTCATAAATTTCTCCGAATCTGAGCTTAACACAACGCATTAATTAGCCTCTCAGATCCTACACTGTTTCCCAATTATGCCTATTCGATTTCATCATTATGAACATCACCTAATCACAGTTACTTTTCCGCTAACGTCACCAAGTATGCGGAGGCGTTTTCCCAGCTGTTTTCCCACAGCCACGAGGGCAAATCCCACATCACACACGACCAACTTTTTATTTGTGCTGTTGGGattcgcttttatttttttgttattgtgttCCTTCGGTAAAGTAGGGCGAAAGAGTCGCGGCTAATTAAACGTATCTCATCGTCGTCGCCTGGGCCATGAGCTATTTTATCTATGAGATGGCCCATTGGCCGAAGTCCTATCGcttcagctcctgctcctgatgCCGCCGCTCTGTTGTTATTGTAacctaatattttattaaatggcATTTCACGCTTCGGCATTTTGTTCTGGCACGGTTTTGTGCGCCTTGTTTACGTGGGGGACAGGCAAGGCGAGTGGGTCCAGTGGGCCGCattattgtttgtttatgtgtttgctttgctttgtCTAAGGATTAAGCTGGAAAAACAGCGGGCCAAATTGAATGCTCATATGTGTGCCTTGCTTTGTTATCTGGCCGTGCGTGTACAAATACACAGAGACACGCGATAAAAAGGCATAATTAAGTCATGTTTGATCAACatgttaattaacagtttGCCATTAATTATTTCCATATTACATCGCCTCTCCCGCACACATGCAAATAGCGATGGGGTGTGTGCCGATGTCATTATCTGTGTGCGAGTGCCATTATCTTTTTATTAGAAATCGATAAGTAATAATCATAAATGGAGCGGCCACATATGTCTGAATGTCTGACTGCGTAACTAGATATGGGATCTCCAGGTCATGGCTTTGATTGACAGCTGTGCGGGGGTGGGACTAGGACtggcctctctctctctctctattaaaaaaaaaagaaaacgagaAAAACGCATTAATGGCCTGTCAAGTCTATTAAGTCTTCGGATTTGGAGAACAAGCGCGAGAAAATTAACCCATAAATCAGCGTAGGGTCTGGCGATGATTGTCTGCTCCGTACTTCGCCGGCCTTGGGCACTTGACGATGGCCAGATCCGAACTCGATTTGTGGGCCAACATCGCTCTCGGTCAGTGTAAGAACAACGCGGCGGCGAGGCTATAAACAAACAGTTTTTGTAAGCATTTTCGGGTTTTCGGGCATTAATAGGCAGAAGACTTTTTAAATACGATTTTCCATACGCATGCATCGATCGCGGGAGGGCGAAGGAGGAggttgtaaacaaaattgtaaacaaaggctgcaaatatttttacgaCACACCAGCCAGTTTATGACCCTCCTCCTAGTCGTGTCTAGCCAATATACCAATCCAATCCGAGTTCTCCCACCACTGTGAATCCAAATTCAACTCCAGCTGAACCATTTGTCAGGCGAATGTCACCAGCAGCAGAGAGACGAAGTGAGATTGCGAGTTAGTTGTCGACGTCCGACGTCCAAACTATTCGTATGAcagtttggttttatttacgACGTCTGGCTGTTGGCCGTCCGTCCGTCCTTGCTGCCATGCAACTGTCAGAGCCAACATGACGTATGCGCAATATTCCCAGGAACACACATGCCATTCGCTAACCATCTACCTTTATCGATTTTTACAGGTAATGTCCGATGGCAAAAGGAGCATCGGCATGTGCACCTTCAAGGCGAACGATTACATTAGCCCGCGCACCTTCCAGGTGTCCTTTTTCATTAGCTCCTACCTGCTGCCACTGATGATCATCAGCGGGCTGTACGTGCGCATGATCATGAGACTGTGGCACCAGGGAAGCGGCGTACGCATGTCCAAGGAGTCGCAGCGGGGACGCAAGCGGGTCACCCGCCTGGTCGTGGTGGTGGTCATAGCCTTTGCCTCGCTCTGGCTGCCCATTCAGGTGAGTATCCTCTTTGTTCATTCTTTGTCTAATACAATTAAATTCCATTTGAACTGTCCACAGCTCATCCTTTTACTCAAGTCGCTGGATATCATCCAAATCAACAGCCTGCCGAAGGTCGTCATGCAGGTCAGTGCTCAGACACTGGCATACAGCAGCTCCTGCATCAATCCGTTGCTCTACGCCTTCCTCTCCGACAATTTCCGAAAGGCCTTCTACAAGGTGAGTGGCTGGCACACGAGAGGCCCGCTGGAGGGTCCTCCAATGACTGGCATATGAGTGCTCGGTCAATATATTGACGAATCGACGATGCTGgttcaaatattttcagtGCATTGTTTTCgcttgcatttttatttgtcataatttttaagagaGTCATCATCGCTATGTGTATAGTTTGCAGTTGCCGTACATGGATTTATAGAGTGGcgaacagcaaaaaaaaaacctttgctATGATATTCCAAAGGCCATGCCACTATAGCCTTTCAACATTCCCGCTCATTTCCGCTCAACCGCATTTCCATTTCGAATCCTAATGAGATTTTAAATGCGGgaatgttttcatttcaaatcaaaatctgaaatgcaattaaataatttacgaTAATAATGGACAGAAGAAAAAACACGCACACGTAAAAAAGAAGCGGctaaaaaaattccaaaaaagaCTGGGCGCGTTTCCCCATTAATTTTCGGCGAGCAGGCGGCCGTTTTAATGAGTTAAGTGCGAAAAacgcgcatacgccgcgtgggtCGAGTTCAGTTTGGCTTCGCTCGCTGGCATCGGCATCACATTTATATTTACGATATAAATAGGTGAAATTTACAGAACAATTTCATCCCAGGCAAAGGCATGCCCATCAAACTGGATCAACGAGATCATCATCCGACCGTCCATCTCTATTTATATAGCCAGGCAGCAGGGCAACACAATTCCACCGACAATTCGCAGCTGCTGTGCATTGAAACAACGAGCCCTCCTCCCTTCGCTCTTCCGCTGGCTGCCTTGCTGGCTGGCAGGCTtgttatgaaaaaatatttcccattATTGGATGTGTGTGTAAAAATCTTTTGTCTTGTCCATTTAATGAAGTGCATCGAAGTAGTTTACGAGGCAGGGCAGGAAACACGCAATATGGGTAGGAGAAATACCATCCTTTGCATTCCAT
Above is a genomic segment from Drosophila kikkawai strain 14028-0561.14 chromosome 3R, DkikHiC1v2, whole genome shotgun sequence containing:
- the AstA-R2 gene encoding allatostatin-A receptor codes for the protein MENTTLITGETLANISLANTTRSDENITSFFTEEEWLALTGILPWLVGFTFGAIAITGFLGNLLVILVVVFNNNMRSTTNLMIVNLAVADLLFVILCIPFTAADYVTDYWPFGGFWCRSVQYLIVVTAFASIYTLVLMSIDRFLAVVHPIRSRMMRTENITMVAIVTLWVVILVVSVPVAFINDFAVMSDGKRSIGMCTFKANDYISPRTFQVSFFISSYLLPLMIISGLYVRMIMRLWHQGSGVRMSKESQRGRKRVTRLVVVVVIAFASLWLPIQLILLLKSLDIIQINSLPKVVMQVSAQTLAYSSSCINPLLYAFLSDNFRKAFYKAINCSPRYQNYTSDLPPPRKTSCARTSTTGL